A genomic segment from Pectinophora gossypiella chromosome 27, ilPecGoss1.1, whole genome shotgun sequence encodes:
- the LOC126378819 gene encoding zinc finger protein 91-like: protein MRRRKNLEIIFNNTSIIPFKWRGKYLCFYCSKDITEYSELRKHTKSHGDCSIRDHSLKVLKGGQNMEIKIDVSDIFCELCSEPFPNFDEIINHLSVKHKIEYDKTVEMATEEYKLVDLSCLTCHEKFSYFGYLVSHVNNNHPKNCLICDKCEQKFNKKRDLFSHMKNYHREGGYKCEFCPQTFSSLNILRKHKSNRHLTRCNICQLKLPSAALKQKHIELEHPDDGSLQCDNCSREFHTKQGLKMHARKCKGEEELFEILKKEDFDAMDLDQNYESPIKRPSVKQIRENIVIVINMSTAIPFNFYKNKFNCFYCSKDFQDSDAMREHTIMEHPVCDVKEKCIRKCRESVACVKIDISSLACKICFESMADLDMLLDHLIAKHEANYDKSIATCLQPYRLIKDHMACPNCPGEVFRFFGTLLKHMNNEHTNNNIICVYCGQTFRRDQNLRVHIWRHHRDGRFKCNICGAECNIPSRLYMHMAKAHGVKAAKCPKCSEAFSTQYLRQKHLIEAHDSGHKCTYCGKLFTRNSFMRDHIRRTHLKEKNVECSICNMKFFNNILLRRHMVKHSGEKNFHCDICDETDTDEDVPSRRRRKSLQTLFKYTSIIPFDWQEDFACFYCDKRLKSYQELKKHTKSHGGAIETVLQKLKSKTDIKIDVSDLACEICERSYRNVSQITNHMVEEHSLKCDNRVLASFEKYKLSDFSCTVCYDKFLDFPQLEKHVSETHPKISFSCQKCLDTFESQEDLESHMERKHFILKKDESRIKCLVCPSCHKVFTSKKGYKLHISKICIKVEPKMEFTEEVVEKRPNLKLLRESIATFLNMSTAMPFKFFMQKFRCFYCSKDFVDFQDLKVHTGIEHTYCDPKSRLMKMIKGNCIVIKVDITSLSCKVCCETITSIPDMIHHSKTNHKAKYEDSLTHILQPFKLMKDSMTCMFCGDVTFRYFSKLLEHMNEFHSKNKIICSFCGMTFGKDPNYRSHLKRHHNPNSLKCNDCFLEFDNLSKLSNHRAKLHGEKSYKCPECFETFGTQYKRQKHLIDAHGSGHPCTYCGKLFTRNSFMMDHVRRSHLKEKNAECSVCKEKFFDNILLRIHMVKHVGERNFHCDICGKTFLWKKNLRGHMSSHK from the exons ATGCGCCGAAGAAAAAACCTCGAAATCATATTCAACAACACGTCTATCATACCTTTCAAATGGCGCGGCAAATACCTCTGCTTCTACTGCAGCAAAGACATTACAGAATACTCAGAATTGAGGAAGCATACCAAATCACACGGAGATTGCTCCATAAGGGACCATTCGCTGAAGGTTCTCAAAGGAGGTCAGAATATGGAGATCAAAATTGATGTTTCTGACATTTTCTGCGAGTTGTGTAGCGAGCCTTTTCCGAATTTCGATGAGATCATCAACCATCTAAGCGTAAAACATAAGATAGAGTACGACAAAACAGTTGAAATGGCCACTGAAGAGTACAAATTGGTCGACCTAAGCTGTCTAACTTGCCACGAAAAGTTTTCCTACTTCGGCTATTTAGTGTCTCACGTGAACAATAACCACCCGAAAAACTGCCTTATTTGCGACAAATGTGAGCagaaatttaacaaaaaacgcGACTTATTTTCTCATATGAAGAACTATCACAGAGAAGGGGGTTACAAGTGCGAATTTTGTCCGCAAACCTTCAGTTCTTTGAACATATTGAGAAAACATAAAAGCAATAGGCATTTGACTCGTTGTAACATTTGTCAATTGAAGTTGCCGTCAGCTGCTTTGAAGCAGAAACATATAGAGCTAGAGCACCCTGATGATGGGTCCTTACAATGCGATAACTGTTCCAGAGAGTTCCATACTAAGCAAGGACTCAAAATGCATGCTAGAAAATGTAAGGGGGAGGAAGAATTGtttgaaattttgaaaaaagaagacTTTGATGCTATGGATCTGGATCAAAACTACGAAAGTCCGATCAAAAGACCAAGTGTCAAACAGATTAGAGAGAACATAGTCATAGTTATTAATATGTCGACGGCGATACCCTTCAACTTCTACAAGAATAAGTTCAACTGCTTCTATTGCTCAAAAGACTTCCAAGACTCGGACGCTATGAGAGAACACACTATCATGGAGCATCCTGTCTGTGACGTCAAGGAAAAGTGCATCAGGAAATGCAGGGAGTCAGTGGCTTGTGTCAAAATAGATATATCCTCCTTAGCGTGCAAGATCTGCTTCGAATCCATGGCAGACTTAGATATGTTACTTGACCATCTGATAGCGAAACACGAAGCCAACTACGACAAGTCAATAGCGACTTGTCTTCAGCCTTATAGGCTGATCAAAGACCATATGGCCTGCCCGAACTGTCCTGGAGAAGTATTCCGCTTCTTCGGTACTCTGCTCAAACATATGAACAACGAACATACGAACAATAACATTATATGTGTTTATTGCGGCCAAACATTTCGCCGGGACCAGAATCTCAGGGTCCACATTTGGAGGCATCACAGAGATGGACGGTTTAAGTGCAACATATGCGGTGCAGAGTGCAATATCCCCTCAAGACTCTACATGCATATGGCGAAAGCTCATGGGGTTAAAGCTGCGAAGTGTCCTAAGTGCTCTGAGGCGTTCTCCACACAATACTTGCGACAGAAACATCTGATAGAAGCCCACGATTCTGGTCACAAGTGTACCTATTGCGGGAAGCTCTTCACGAGAAACTCCTTCATGCGTGATCATATAAGAAGGACGCATTTGAAGGAGAAGAATGTTGAATGTTCTATCTGTAACATGAAGTTCTTCAACAACATTCTTTTGAGAAGACACATGGTGAAACATAGCGGGGAGAAGAACTTCCATTGTGATATTTGTG ATGAAACCGATACCGATGAGGACGTACCGTCGCGACGTCGCAGGAAATCCTTGCAGACATTATTTAAGTACACGAGTATCATACCCTTTGATTGGCAGGAGGATTTCGCGTGCTTCTACTGCGACAAACGACTAAAATCGTACCAGGAGTTGAAAAAACACACGAAATCCCACGGAGGTGCTATAGAAACCGTCTTGCAAAAGCTTAAATCGAAAACGGACATCAAAATCGATGTGTCTGATCTCGCTTGTGAGATATGCGAAAGATCTTATAGAAATGTCAGTCAAATTACCAATCATATGGTAGAGGAACACAGTCTCAAATGCGATAATCGTGTTCTGGCTAGTTTTGAAAAGTATAAACTGTCCGATTTCTCTTGTACAGTGTGTTATGATAAGTTTTTGGACTTTCCCCAGTTGGAAAAGCACGTAAGCGAAACACATCCGAAAATCTCATTCAGTTGCCAAAAATGTTTAGATACATTTGAATCTCAAGAAGATTTAGAATCGCATATGGAAAGAAAGCATTTTATACTAAAAAAAGACGAATCTAGGATAAAATGTCTCGTATGTCCCAGTTGCCATAAAGTGTTCACTTCGAAAAAAGGTTACAAGTTGCATATTAGCAAAATCTGCATCAAGGTCGAGCCTAAAATGGAGTTTACGGAAGAAGTTGTGGAAAAGAGGCCGAACTTAAAACTCCTTAGAGAAAGCATTGCTACATTCCTCAACATGTCTACAGCCATGCCTTTTAAATTCTTTATGCAAAAGTTCCGATGTTTTTACTGTTCAAAAGATTTCGTCGACTTCCAGGATTTAAAAGTTCATACAGGAATCGAACACACGTATTGCGACCCAAAGAGTCGACTTATGAAGATGATCAAAGGGAACTGTATTGTCATCAAGGTAGACATAACCTCTTTATCTTGTAAAGTTTGTTGTGAAACTATCACGAGTATACCCGATATGATACACCACTCGAAGACGAATCACAAAGCCAAATACGAAGACTCACTTACTCATATACTGCAGCCGTTTAAACTTATGAAGGACAGCATGACTTGTATGTTTTGCGGTGACGTCACGTTTAGATACTTCTCGAAACTTCTAGAACACATGAACGAGTTTCATTCGAAGAACAAAATCATTTGCTCCTTCTGCGGCATGACTTTCGGCAAAGATCCGAACTACAGGTCACATTTGAAACGTCATCATAATCCTAACAGCCTTAAATGTAATGATTGCTTTTTGGAATTCGACAATTTGTCGAAGCTTTCGAATCACCGCGCGAAGTTACACGGAGAGAAGTCCTATAAATGTCCGGAATGTTTCGAGACTTTTGGGACTCAATATAAGagacaaaaacatttaatagACGCTCATGGGTCAGGGCATCCTTGTACTTACTGCGGTAAGCTGTTTACTAGGAATTCTTTCATGATGGACCACGTACGGAGGTCTCATTTGAAAGAGAAGAACGCAGAATGTTCTGTATGCAAAGAGAAGTTCTtcgataatattttattgaggATCCACATGGTGAAACATGTTGGCGAAAGGAACTTCCATTGTGACATTTGTGGCAAGACATTTTTGTGGAAGAAGAACCTGAGAGGGCACATGTCTTCGCACAAGTGA